The Verrucomicrobiota bacterium genome includes a region encoding these proteins:
- a CDS encoding PAS domain S-box protein: MRPPVLFSLRGRLLLLIALALLPILSLLWYHVWQADHAMVSEIEIHVFNETQFALACMAAVVVPLLAVEFLVIRQIKRLVAATRKLTAGCLDARVGRHGSSGELVELSQSIDLLAAALEKRQQERDQLLAQNEHDRRILQAMMDASLETLLLVNREGQVLFINKTGAQRVGRTADAMIGHNIREFLPPATGNLRCDWGQKVLETRQPVTFEDQRGDYWLEHHFCPVFDERETLFAVAAFTRDVTQRRQAEAAVRRSEERYRGLFDFGADGILLGAQDGTILDANTRICELSGYARAELVGMHITRLFPPEILRQTPLRFDLLLSGQTVIHERRLRRKNGGEVPVEMSSKMLPDGTLQSYYRDISERQRAEVELAHSREQMRALAARTTTVREEERTRIAREVHDNLGQLVTGIKMDVVWVANRLNFDQEELRRKMRDIADLADVTVEMVREISRELRPGVLDDLDLAAALEWQAKEFERRTGVVCDFNSSLREEVVWPELATTLFRIQQEALTNILRHANATHVEVTLSQEQGTVCMRVRDDGRGITASELNDKSALGLLSMHERAFALGGRVDISGTPGGGTVVVAEIPPPTSSSC, encoded by the coding sequence TCGCTTTGGCGTGTATGGCGGCCGTCGTGGTGCCGCTGCTGGCGGTCGAATTTCTGGTTATCCGTCAAATCAAACGTTTGGTGGCAGCCACGCGCAAGTTGACCGCCGGCTGCTTGGATGCGCGGGTGGGCCGTCATGGTTCATCCGGCGAACTGGTGGAGTTATCCCAATCGATTGATCTTCTGGCCGCCGCGCTGGAAAAACGGCAACAGGAACGCGATCAACTGCTGGCGCAAAACGAACATGACCGACGGATCTTGCAAGCCATGATGGATGCTTCCCTGGAAACCTTGCTATTGGTGAACAGGGAGGGACAGGTCTTGTTTATCAACAAAACCGGCGCTCAACGGGTGGGGCGGACGGCGGATGCTATGATTGGCCACAACATTCGGGAGTTTCTGCCACCTGCCACGGGTAATTTGCGATGCGATTGGGGACAAAAGGTCCTGGAGACCCGGCAGCCGGTCACGTTTGAGGATCAACGGGGAGATTATTGGTTGGAACATCACTTCTGCCCGGTGTTTGACGAGCGCGAAACACTCTTTGCCGTGGCGGCGTTCACGCGGGATGTCACGCAACGACGGCAGGCGGAAGCGGCGGTGCGCCGCTCCGAGGAACGGTACCGGGGGTTGTTTGATTTTGGCGCGGACGGTATCCTGCTGGGCGCCCAGGATGGGACCATTCTGGATGCCAACACGCGGATCTGCGAGTTGAGCGGTTATGCGCGCGCGGAACTGGTGGGAATGCATATCACACGTTTGTTTCCACCGGAGATTTTGCGGCAGACACCCTTGCGCTTCGACCTGTTGCTCAGCGGGCAGACGGTAATCCATGAACGGCGGTTGCGCCGGAAAAACGGCGGTGAAGTACCGGTGGAAATGTCCTCCAAAATGCTGCCGGACGGCACCCTGCAATCGTATTATCGCGATATATCCGAACGCCAGCGCGCCGAGGTTGAACTCGCACATTCCCGCGAGCAAATGCGCGCGCTGGCCGCCCGTACTACCACGGTGCGCGAAGAGGAGCGCACCCGGATTGCCCGGGAAGTACATGACAACCTCGGCCAATTGGTGACCGGCATCAAGATGGATGTGGTTTGGGTGGCCAACCGGTTGAACTTCGACCAGGAGGAACTGCGGCGGAAAATGCGGGATATTGCCGACTTGGCGGATGTTACCGTGGAAATGGTGCGGGAAATTTCACGCGAACTGCGGCCGGGGGTGCTGGATGATTTGGATTTGGCGGCCGCGTTGGAATGGCAGGCCAAGGAATTTGAACGACGTACCGGGGTGGTCTGCGATTTCAATTCCAGTCTGCGCGAGGAAGTCGTGTGGCCCGAGCTGGCCACCACGCTCTTCCGCATCCAGCAGGAGGCGTTGACCAACATTTTGCGCCATGCCAACGCCACGCACGTCGAAGTGACCCTGTCCCAGGAGCAGGGGACGGTATGTATGCGGGTACGGGATGACGGACGCGGGATTACCGCCTCGGAATTGAACGATAAAAGCGCGCTGGGCCTGTTAAGTATGCATGAGCGCGCTTTCGCACTGGGGGGACGGGTGGACATTAGCGGTACTCCCGGCGGTGGCACGGTCGTCGTCGCGGAAATTCCACCGCCTACTTCTTCGTCGTGTTGA